The Candidatus Limnocylindrales bacterium genome has a segment encoding these proteins:
- a CDS encoding MgtC/SapB family protein, translating to MSSPYPVSVSDVALRLVAAVVIGMIIGFDREWRGKQVGVRTLALVSLGSALVCLSTVGLAVLDGKPDATSRVVQGVIQGVMTGIGFLGAGAVIRQPEHGDVHGLTTAATVWVTAALGIACALATWEIVTLGVGLTLVVLVVLHPIDGWFDRRRKQSAP from the coding sequence ATGTCTTCGCCGTATCCCGTGAGCGTAAGCGACGTCGCGCTGCGCCTGGTTGCCGCAGTTGTCATCGGGATGATCATCGGTTTCGACCGCGAGTGGCGCGGCAAGCAGGTCGGCGTGCGCACGCTCGCGCTCGTCTCTCTCGGCTCGGCGCTCGTTTGTCTTTCGACCGTCGGGCTCGCCGTACTGGACGGCAAACCGGATGCAACCAGCCGCGTCGTGCAGGGCGTGATTCAAGGCGTGATGACCGGAATCGGTTTTCTCGGCGCCGGCGCGGTGATCCGTCAGCCGGAGCACGGTGATGTGCATGGGCTGACTACGGCGGCAACGGTGTGGGTTACCGCTGCGCTCGGGATCGCGTGCGCGCTCGCGACCTGGGAGATCGTCACGCTCGGAGTCGGTCTGACGCTCGTCGTGCTGGTCGTGCTGCATCCGATCGACGGCTGGTTCGACCGCCGCCGCAAACAGTCCGCTCCGTGA
- a CDS encoding pyridoxal phosphate-dependent aminotransferase family protein translates to MDVFQKCHDYTRANSLRDEGVYRYFRRISSQQDPVVTIDGKPLIMLGSNNYLGLASHPEVKAAAVAAIEKFGTGCAGSPLLNGSLTVHAELEERLAHFMQCEAALIFTTGFQVNLGVLSSLLGRHDTVFLDSLDHACIIDGARLGLAKQVKFRHNDAADLEEKLRLSPEDRGRLIVIDGVYSMEGDLAPLPAIVDVKKRYNARLMVDDAHGVGVLGEHGRGTGEHFGLEHEVDLVMGTFSKSLACVGGFVAGDAYVVDFIRHTARSQIFAASMPPASAAAVLKALEIVVREPERRARLWENTHYMKAALDDLGFDTGEAASPVIPIMVGEDFTAYRMVVDLHDEGVFANPVVSPAVAEGHAMIRTSYMATHTREHLDQALVALEKVGRRHGVLPSRAKRIA, encoded by the coding sequence GTGGACGTATTCCAGAAATGCCATGATTACACGCGGGCCAACTCCCTCCGGGACGAGGGAGTTTACCGCTACTTCCGCCGCATCAGCTCACAGCAGGATCCCGTCGTCACCATCGACGGCAAGCCGCTCATCATGCTGGGCTCGAACAACTACCTGGGCCTGGCCAGCCACCCCGAAGTCAAAGCCGCCGCCGTCGCCGCCATCGAAAAGTTCGGCACCGGGTGTGCGGGCTCGCCGCTTCTCAACGGATCGCTCACGGTTCACGCCGAGCTCGAAGAGCGCCTCGCGCATTTCATGCAGTGCGAGGCCGCGCTGATCTTCACGACCGGTTTCCAGGTAAACCTCGGCGTTCTGTCTTCGCTGCTCGGACGCCACGACACCGTGTTCCTCGACAGCCTCGACCATGCGTGCATCATCGACGGCGCGCGGCTCGGTCTCGCCAAGCAGGTCAAGTTCCGCCACAACGACGCCGCCGATCTCGAAGAGAAGCTGCGGCTCTCGCCGGAAGATCGCGGGCGGCTGATCGTGATCGACGGCGTGTATTCGATGGAAGGCGACCTCGCGCCGCTTCCGGCGATCGTCGACGTGAAGAAGCGCTACAACGCGCGCCTGATGGTCGACGATGCCCACGGCGTCGGCGTGCTCGGCGAGCACGGGCGCGGCACCGGTGAGCATTTCGGTCTCGAGCACGAGGTCGATCTCGTGATGGGGACGTTCTCGAAGTCGCTTGCATGCGTCGGCGGGTTCGTTGCCGGCGATGCGTACGTCGTCGACTTCATCCGCCACACCGCGCGGTCGCAGATCTTTGCCGCGTCGATGCCGCCTGCCAGCGCCGCCGCCGTGCTGAAGGCGCTCGAGATCGTCGTGCGCGAGCCGGAGCGCCGCGCGCGGCTGTGGGAGAACACGCATTACATGAAGGCCGCGCTCGACGACCTCGGCTTCGATACCGGTGAGGCCGCCTCCCCGGTGATTCCGATCATGGTCGGCGAGGACTTCACTGCGTATCGCATGGTCGTCGATCTTCACGACGAGGGCGTGTTCGCCAATCCCGTCGTCTCGCCCGCCGTTGCCGAAGGGCACGCGATGATCCGCACGTCGTACATGGCCACGCACACGCGCGAGCATCTCGACCAGGCGCTCGTCGCGCTGGAGAAGGTCGGTCGCCGCCACGGCGTGCTGCCGTCACGGGCCAAACGTATCGCGTGA
- a CDS encoding haloacid dehalogenase type II, producing MSSFLDTFPIKPEPNRSPKRGETPVRAFLFDTYGTVCDFYGPLKAAFERVALEKGVRCDAGRLAIEWRNAYARSTFLAAGFGMPFRPLKEIHRENLAALVAEHFPAPLAGDELDKLTLAWNRLDPWPDVLEGLRELRRLAIIAPLSNGNFDDMVALARHASLPWDIILGSSVARAYKPHPDIYLKSVEALCLAPAEVCMVAAHQVDLLYAAGHGMQTAFVIRREEFGGPIKESGSDDLSAAEVEVEGEWTYVAESFVDLAAQCRGLQEA from the coding sequence GTGAGCTCGTTCCTCGATACGTTCCCGATCAAGCCCGAGCCGAACCGCTCGCCGAAGCGCGGCGAGACGCCGGTCCGCGCGTTCCTGTTCGACACGTACGGCACGGTCTGCGATTTCTACGGCCCTCTCAAAGCCGCCTTCGAACGCGTTGCGCTCGAGAAGGGCGTTCGCTGCGATGCCGGGCGCCTCGCGATCGAGTGGCGCAACGCGTACGCGCGCTCGACGTTTCTCGCGGCGGGCTTCGGCATGCCGTTCCGTCCGCTCAAAGAGATCCACCGCGAAAATCTCGCGGCGCTCGTTGCCGAGCATTTCCCGGCGCCGCTCGCCGGCGACGAGCTCGACAAGCTCACGCTCGCATGGAACCGCCTCGATCCGTGGCCGGACGTGCTCGAAGGCCTGCGCGAGCTGAGAAGGCTCGCGATCATCGCACCGCTGTCCAACGGCAACTTCGACGACATGGTGGCGCTCGCGCGCCATGCGTCGCTGCCGTGGGACATCATCCTCGGCTCGTCGGTCGCGCGCGCGTACAAGCCGCACCCGGATATCTATTTGAAGTCGGTCGAAGCGCTCTGCCTCGCGCCCGCGGAAGTCTGCATGGTCGCAGCCCACCAGGTGGACCTTCTGTATGCGGCCGGCCACGGGATGCAGACGGCGTTCGTGATCCGCCGCGAGGAATTCGGAGGGCCGATCAAGGAATCGGGCTCGGACGATCTTTCGGCGGCCGAGGTCGAGGTCGAGGGCGAATGGACGTACGTGGCGGAAAGCTTCGTAGATCTTGCCGCGCAGTGCAGGGGTCTGCAGGAAGCATAG